The genomic stretch GCGATATGCAACGCCCCGAACCCGCCCATGCTCAAGCCCGTAATCGCGCGCGCCTGGCGCGTCGCAATCGTGCGGAAATGCGTGTCGACATACCCGACGACTTCTGTACCGACATAGGTTTCGTAACGGCTGCGTGGGTCGACAGGGCTGTCGATATACCAGCTCTCGTGACCGCCGTCAGGCATGACGAGGATCACGTGATAACGGTCGGCGAGCTTGGCAATATGCGAATTCGCGGTCCAGTCGGTGTAATCGCCGCCTGAACCGTGCAGCAAGTAGACGACGGGGAAGCGATCGGCCGCTTTGCCGTGCGTGTACTGGTCGGGCAGCACCACAGTCGCCTCGAACGACTTATGCATGGCCGCGCTGGGAATGGTGACGACCCTGGACTGAAACGCCCAGACCGGGTTCGTGAACAGCAGCGTCAGAATGAGCCAGAACGCACGATTCATTTTCATGGTTTGTCGCTCTCCCCTTTCTTTGTGTCCGAAGAACACTGTCTGGCATCTGGCGGCAAAATTCTGACGAGGACTCTAACAACGGCGACTTACAGCCAAATTTCAGCGAAGCATACGGTCTCGTCAGCTTGGCGCCGCTCCAGAGGGAGCCGGACCGGCCCAAACCGAGCCTCCCTTCAACGCTATTGAACGACTACGCCCCGCACGTGAATGCATTCCGGGACCGAGGTCGACATCAACGCAATGAACGGTTGAAAAAATACGTGCGTTGCCGCGTGCGCGATCACGCTTCCCCATTCCCTGCGCCGATCGCATCCAGTTCCGCGCGCACCTCGTCGCTCAGGCTCAGGCGTGCTGCCTGCAGGTTTTCACACAGATGCCCTAGCGAAGAAGTGCCCGGAATCAGCAGAATGTTAGGCGCGCGATGCAGCAGCCAGGCGAGCGCCACCTGCATCGGCGTCGCGCCGATCGTTTGCGCGACCGTGGACAGCGCTGATGACTGGATCGGCGTGAATCCGCCAAGCGGGAAGAACGGTACATAAGCGATCCCCTTCCCCGCCAATTCATCGACCAGCGCATCGTCTTCCCGATGAACCAGGTTGTAGTGATTCTGGACGCAGACAATTTCCGCGATGCCTTGCGCCTCGGCGACCTGGGCCGCG from Paraburkholderia phytofirmans OLGA172 encodes the following:
- a CDS encoding alpha/beta hydrolase, with product MKMNRAFWLILTLLFTNPVWAFQSRVVTIPSAAMHKSFEATVVLPDQYTHGKAADRFPVVYLLHGSGGDYTDWTANSHIAKLADRYHVILVMPDGGHESWYIDSPVDPRSRYETYVGTEVVGYVDTHFRTIATRQARAITGLSMGGFGALHIALDRPDEFGAAGSISGAVDPRGCEDEPGIDQVFGDPARHADFWNDEAIVENARSLGNAHIALTIDCGVNDSLVQSNRMLHARLVELGVPHDYAERPGGHTWTYWANAVQYQVLFFASSFKRSGGTAQT